Proteins encoded together in one Falco biarmicus isolate bFalBia1 chromosome 4, bFalBia1.pri, whole genome shotgun sequence window:
- the LOC130148069 gene encoding acyl-coenzyme A synthetase ACSM4, mitochondrial-like isoform X1 gives MRKFIKSWIPQCLWILRSPCRLFHGCSRLLTSQIISYYDAINQCKKERPEYFNFASDVLDEWSRLEKDGKQPANPAFWWVNDEGEEVKWSFEELGFLSRKAANVLSEVCGLQRGDRVKVVLPRVPEWWLLNIACMRTGIVFIPGTSQLTAKDILYRLQASKAKCIITNDTLAPAVESVMRECQFLKSKLIVAKGSRDGWLNLKELLAVTSADHKCVKTKSHDPMLIYFTSGSTGFPKMVVHSHSSYGIGFATSGRYWMNLTPSDIMWNTSDTGWVKSAWSSVFAPWICGSCVFVHNMPQFKPALIAETLSRYPITVFCTAPTAYRMLVQHDLSSYKFMSLKHCVSGGEPLNPEVMAKWKTQTGLDIYEGYGQTETVTICANMKGMKIKPGSLGKAVPPYDVQIIDDHGAILPVGEEGNIAVRVQPTRPFCLFSEYLGNSEKTAASVCGNFYVTGDRGIMDEEGYVWFVGRADDIINSSGYRIGPFEVESALIQHPAVSESAVVSSPDPIRGEVVKAFIVLAPAFISHDPEKLTCELQQHVKKLTAPYKYPRKVEFVQDLPKTATGKIQRKVLRNKEWGRV, from the exons ATGAGAAAATTTATTAAATCATGGATTCCTCAGTGTCTGTGGATTCTCAGGTCACCTTGCAGATTATTCCATGGGTGCAGCAGGCTTCTGACATCTCAGATTATTTCATATTATGATGCTATAAACCAGTGCAAAAAGGAACGGCCAGAGTATTTCAACTTTGCAAGTGATGTCTTAGATGAGTGGTCACGACTGGAAAAg GATGGAAAACAACCAGCAAATCCAGCTTTTTGGTGGGTAAATGATGAGGGAGAGGAGGTGAAGTGGAGCTTTGAAGAGTTGGGATTTCTGTCAAGGAAAGCAGCTAATGTACTTTCTGAGGTGTGTGGTTTGCAGAGAGGAGACAGAGTTAAAGTAGTTCTGCCTCGTGTTCCTGAATGGTGGCTACTGAACATAGCCTGTATGCGAACAG gAATTGTCTTTATTCCAGGAACATCCCAATTAACAGCCAAAGACATCTTATACCGACTCCAGGCTTCAAAGGCCAAGTGCATCATTACTAATGATACACTGGCACCCGCAGTGGAATCTGTCATGCGCGAGTGCcagtttctgaaaagcaaactaATTGTAGCCAAAGGGAGCAGAGATGGGTGGTTGAACCTCAAAGAACTCCTTGC GGTGACATCTGCTGACCATAAATGTGTCAAGACAAAGAGTCATGACCCAATGCTGATCTATTTTACTAGTGGAAGTACAGGCTTTCCAAAAATGGTGGTGCACTCCCACAGCAGTTATGGCATCGGATTTGCAACCAGTGGCAG GTACTGGATGAATTTGACTCCTTCAGATATAATGTGGAATACCTCTGATACTGGCTGGGTAAAATCAGCTTGGAGCAGTGTTTTTGCACCGTGGATCTGTGGATCATGTGTCTTTGTACACAATATGCCACAGTTTAAACCAGCACTTATTGCTGAG ACTCTCTCAAGATATCCCATTACTGTCTTTTGCACTGCTCCCACTGCCTACCGCATGCTGGTCCAACATGATCTGAGCAG CTACAAGTTCATGAGTCTGAAACACTGTGTATCTGGAGGGGAACCACTCAATCCTGAAGTGATGGCAAAGTGGAAAACCCAGACGGGGCTGGATATCTATGAAGGTTATGGCCAGACTGAAACA GTGACAATATGTGCCAAtatgaaaggaatgaaaattaaaccTGGCTCTTTGGGAAAAGCTGTTCCCCCTTATGATGTGCAG ATCATAGATGACCATGGGGCTATTCTGCCTGTGGGAGAAGAAGGCAACATTGCCGTCCGAGTTCAACCAACAAGACCATTCTGTCTGTTCTCTGAGTACTTG GGTAATTCAGAGAAAActgctgcctctgtgtgtgGAAATTTTTATGTCACTGGGGACAGAGGGATTATGGATGAAGAAGGATATGTCTGGTTTGTTGGAAGAGCTGACGATATAATTAATTCTTCTGG GTATCGTATTGGCCCATTTGAAGTTGAAAGTGCATTAATCCAGCACCCTGCAGTCTCAGAGTCAGCTGTTGTCAGCAGTCCTGATCCAATTCGAGGggag GTAGTCAAAGCCTTCATTGTTTTAGCTCCTGCTTTTATATCGCATGATCCAGAAAAATTAACTTGTGAGCTTCAGCAACATGTCAAGAAGCTGACTGCACCTTATAAATATCCGAGGAAG gTGGAGTTTGTTCAGGATCTGCCGAAGACAGCTACTGGGAAAATCCAGAGAAAGGTTCTAAGGAACAAAGAGTGGGGAAGAGTATAA
- the LOC130148069 gene encoding acyl-coenzyme A synthetase ACSM4, mitochondrial-like isoform X3 — protein MRKFIKSWIPQCLWILRSPCRLFHGCSRLLTSQIISYYDAINQCKKERPEYFNFASDVLDEWSRLEKDGKQPANPAFWWVNDEGEEVKWSFEELGFLSRKAANVLSEVCGLQRGDRVKVVLPRVPEWWLLNIACMRTGIVFIPGTSQLTAKDILYRLQASKAKCIITNDTLAPAVESVMRECQFLKSKLIVAKGSRDGWLNLKELLAYWMNLTPSDIMWNTSDTGWVKSAWSSVFAPWICGSCVFVHNMPQFKPALIAETLSRYPITVFCTAPTAYRMLVQHDLSSYKFMSLKHCVSGGEPLNPEVMAKWKTQTGLDIYEGYGQTETVTICANMKGMKIKPGSLGKAVPPYDVQIIDDHGAILPVGEEGNIAVRVQPTRPFCLFSEYLGNSEKTAASVCGNFYVTGDRGIMDEEGYVWFVGRADDIINSSGYRIGPFEVESALIQHPAVSESAVVSSPDPIRGEVVKAFIVLAPAFISHDPEKLTCELQQHVKKLTAPYKYPRKVEFVQDLPKTATGKIQRKVLRNKEWGRV, from the exons ATGAGAAAATTTATTAAATCATGGATTCCTCAGTGTCTGTGGATTCTCAGGTCACCTTGCAGATTATTCCATGGGTGCAGCAGGCTTCTGACATCTCAGATTATTTCATATTATGATGCTATAAACCAGTGCAAAAAGGAACGGCCAGAGTATTTCAACTTTGCAAGTGATGTCTTAGATGAGTGGTCACGACTGGAAAAg GATGGAAAACAACCAGCAAATCCAGCTTTTTGGTGGGTAAATGATGAGGGAGAGGAGGTGAAGTGGAGCTTTGAAGAGTTGGGATTTCTGTCAAGGAAAGCAGCTAATGTACTTTCTGAGGTGTGTGGTTTGCAGAGAGGAGACAGAGTTAAAGTAGTTCTGCCTCGTGTTCCTGAATGGTGGCTACTGAACATAGCCTGTATGCGAACAG gAATTGTCTTTATTCCAGGAACATCCCAATTAACAGCCAAAGACATCTTATACCGACTCCAGGCTTCAAAGGCCAAGTGCATCATTACTAATGATACACTGGCACCCGCAGTGGAATCTGTCATGCGCGAGTGCcagtttctgaaaagcaaactaATTGTAGCCAAAGGGAGCAGAGATGGGTGGTTGAACCTCAAAGAACTCCTTGC GTACTGGATGAATTTGACTCCTTCAGATATAATGTGGAATACCTCTGATACTGGCTGGGTAAAATCAGCTTGGAGCAGTGTTTTTGCACCGTGGATCTGTGGATCATGTGTCTTTGTACACAATATGCCACAGTTTAAACCAGCACTTATTGCTGAG ACTCTCTCAAGATATCCCATTACTGTCTTTTGCACTGCTCCCACTGCCTACCGCATGCTGGTCCAACATGATCTGAGCAG CTACAAGTTCATGAGTCTGAAACACTGTGTATCTGGAGGGGAACCACTCAATCCTGAAGTGATGGCAAAGTGGAAAACCCAGACGGGGCTGGATATCTATGAAGGTTATGGCCAGACTGAAACA GTGACAATATGTGCCAAtatgaaaggaatgaaaattaaaccTGGCTCTTTGGGAAAAGCTGTTCCCCCTTATGATGTGCAG ATCATAGATGACCATGGGGCTATTCTGCCTGTGGGAGAAGAAGGCAACATTGCCGTCCGAGTTCAACCAACAAGACCATTCTGTCTGTTCTCTGAGTACTTG GGTAATTCAGAGAAAActgctgcctctgtgtgtgGAAATTTTTATGTCACTGGGGACAGAGGGATTATGGATGAAGAAGGATATGTCTGGTTTGTTGGAAGAGCTGACGATATAATTAATTCTTCTGG GTATCGTATTGGCCCATTTGAAGTTGAAAGTGCATTAATCCAGCACCCTGCAGTCTCAGAGTCAGCTGTTGTCAGCAGTCCTGATCCAATTCGAGGggag GTAGTCAAAGCCTTCATTGTTTTAGCTCCTGCTTTTATATCGCATGATCCAGAAAAATTAACTTGTGAGCTTCAGCAACATGTCAAGAAGCTGACTGCACCTTATAAATATCCGAGGAAG gTGGAGTTTGTTCAGGATCTGCCGAAGACAGCTACTGGGAAAATCCAGAGAAAGGTTCTAAGGAACAAAGAGTGGGGAAGAGTATAA
- the LOC130148069 gene encoding acyl-coenzyme A synthetase ACSM3, mitochondrial-like isoform X6, with product MRKFIKSWIPQCLWILRSPCRLFHGCSRLLTSQIISYYDAINQCKKERPEYFNFASDVLDEWSRLEKDGKQPANPAFWWVNDEGEEVKWSFEELGFLSRKAANVLSEVCGLQRGDRVKVVLPRVPEWWLLNIACMRTGIVFIPGTSQLTAKDILYRLQASKAKCIITNDTLAPAVESVMRECQFLKSKLIVAKGSRDGWLNLKELLAVTSADHKCVKTKSHDPMLIYFTSGSTGFPKMVVHSHSSYGIGFATSGRYWMNLTPSDIMWNTSDTGWVKSAWSSVFAPWICGSCVFVHNMPQFKPALIAETLSRYPITVFCTAPTAYRMLVQHDLSRKKTPTSSGTDKPRYLQW from the exons ATGAGAAAATTTATTAAATCATGGATTCCTCAGTGTCTGTGGATTCTCAGGTCACCTTGCAGATTATTCCATGGGTGCAGCAGGCTTCTGACATCTCAGATTATTTCATATTATGATGCTATAAACCAGTGCAAAAAGGAACGGCCAGAGTATTTCAACTTTGCAAGTGATGTCTTAGATGAGTGGTCACGACTGGAAAAg GATGGAAAACAACCAGCAAATCCAGCTTTTTGGTGGGTAAATGATGAGGGAGAGGAGGTGAAGTGGAGCTTTGAAGAGTTGGGATTTCTGTCAAGGAAAGCAGCTAATGTACTTTCTGAGGTGTGTGGTTTGCAGAGAGGAGACAGAGTTAAAGTAGTTCTGCCTCGTGTTCCTGAATGGTGGCTACTGAACATAGCCTGTATGCGAACAG gAATTGTCTTTATTCCAGGAACATCCCAATTAACAGCCAAAGACATCTTATACCGACTCCAGGCTTCAAAGGCCAAGTGCATCATTACTAATGATACACTGGCACCCGCAGTGGAATCTGTCATGCGCGAGTGCcagtttctgaaaagcaaactaATTGTAGCCAAAGGGAGCAGAGATGGGTGGTTGAACCTCAAAGAACTCCTTGC GGTGACATCTGCTGACCATAAATGTGTCAAGACAAAGAGTCATGACCCAATGCTGATCTATTTTACTAGTGGAAGTACAGGCTTTCCAAAAATGGTGGTGCACTCCCACAGCAGTTATGGCATCGGATTTGCAACCAGTGGCAG GTACTGGATGAATTTGACTCCTTCAGATATAATGTGGAATACCTCTGATACTGGCTGGGTAAAATCAGCTTGGAGCAGTGTTTTTGCACCGTGGATCTGTGGATCATGTGTCTTTGTACACAATATGCCACAGTTTAAACCAGCACTTATTGCTGAG ACTCTCTCAAGATATCCCATTACTGTCTTTTGCACTGCTCCCACTGCCTACCGCATGCTGGTCCAACATGATCTGAGCAG aaaaaaaacccctacttCCAGTGGCACAGATAAACCACGTTATCTTCAGTGGTAA
- the LOC130148069 gene encoding acyl-coenzyme A synthetase ACSM3, mitochondrial-like isoform X4 has protein sequence MDGKQPANPAFWWVNDEGEEVKWSFEELGFLSRKAANVLSEVCGLQRGDRVKVVLPRVPEWWLLNIACMRTGIVFIPGTSQLTAKDILYRLQASKAKCIITNDTLAPAVESVMRECQFLKSKLIVAKGSRDGWLNLKELLAVTSADHKCVKTKSHDPMLIYFTSGSTGFPKMVVHSHSSYGIGFATSGRYWMNLTPSDIMWNTSDTGWVKSAWSSVFAPWICGSCVFVHNMPQFKPALIAETLSRYPITVFCTAPTAYRMLVQHDLSSYKFMSLKHCVSGGEPLNPEVMAKWKTQTGLDIYEGYGQTETVTICANMKGMKIKPGSLGKAVPPYDVQIIDDHGAILPVGEEGNIAVRVQPTRPFCLFSEYLGNSEKTAASVCGNFYVTGDRGIMDEEGYVWFVGRADDIINSSGYRIGPFEVESALIQHPAVSESAVVSSPDPIRGEVVKAFIVLAPAFISHDPEKLTCELQQHVKKLTAPYKYPRKVEFVQDLPKTATGKIQRKVLRNKEWGRV, from the exons GATGGAAAACAACCAGCAAATCCAGCTTTTTGGTGGGTAAATGATGAGGGAGAGGAGGTGAAGTGGAGCTTTGAAGAGTTGGGATTTCTGTCAAGGAAAGCAGCTAATGTACTTTCTGAGGTGTGTGGTTTGCAGAGAGGAGACAGAGTTAAAGTAGTTCTGCCTCGTGTTCCTGAATGGTGGCTACTGAACATAGCCTGTATGCGAACAG gAATTGTCTTTATTCCAGGAACATCCCAATTAACAGCCAAAGACATCTTATACCGACTCCAGGCTTCAAAGGCCAAGTGCATCATTACTAATGATACACTGGCACCCGCAGTGGAATCTGTCATGCGCGAGTGCcagtttctgaaaagcaaactaATTGTAGCCAAAGGGAGCAGAGATGGGTGGTTGAACCTCAAAGAACTCCTTGC GGTGACATCTGCTGACCATAAATGTGTCAAGACAAAGAGTCATGACCCAATGCTGATCTATTTTACTAGTGGAAGTACAGGCTTTCCAAAAATGGTGGTGCACTCCCACAGCAGTTATGGCATCGGATTTGCAACCAGTGGCAG GTACTGGATGAATTTGACTCCTTCAGATATAATGTGGAATACCTCTGATACTGGCTGGGTAAAATCAGCTTGGAGCAGTGTTTTTGCACCGTGGATCTGTGGATCATGTGTCTTTGTACACAATATGCCACAGTTTAAACCAGCACTTATTGCTGAG ACTCTCTCAAGATATCCCATTACTGTCTTTTGCACTGCTCCCACTGCCTACCGCATGCTGGTCCAACATGATCTGAGCAG CTACAAGTTCATGAGTCTGAAACACTGTGTATCTGGAGGGGAACCACTCAATCCTGAAGTGATGGCAAAGTGGAAAACCCAGACGGGGCTGGATATCTATGAAGGTTATGGCCAGACTGAAACA GTGACAATATGTGCCAAtatgaaaggaatgaaaattaaaccTGGCTCTTTGGGAAAAGCTGTTCCCCCTTATGATGTGCAG ATCATAGATGACCATGGGGCTATTCTGCCTGTGGGAGAAGAAGGCAACATTGCCGTCCGAGTTCAACCAACAAGACCATTCTGTCTGTTCTCTGAGTACTTG GGTAATTCAGAGAAAActgctgcctctgtgtgtgGAAATTTTTATGTCACTGGGGACAGAGGGATTATGGATGAAGAAGGATATGTCTGGTTTGTTGGAAGAGCTGACGATATAATTAATTCTTCTGG GTATCGTATTGGCCCATTTGAAGTTGAAAGTGCATTAATCCAGCACCCTGCAGTCTCAGAGTCAGCTGTTGTCAGCAGTCCTGATCCAATTCGAGGggag GTAGTCAAAGCCTTCATTGTTTTAGCTCCTGCTTTTATATCGCATGATCCAGAAAAATTAACTTGTGAGCTTCAGCAACATGTCAAGAAGCTGACTGCACCTTATAAATATCCGAGGAAG gTGGAGTTTGTTCAGGATCTGCCGAAGACAGCTACTGGGAAAATCCAGAGAAAGGTTCTAAGGAACAAAGAGTGGGGAAGAGTATAA
- the LOC130148069 gene encoding acyl-coenzyme A synthetase ACSM3, mitochondrial-like isoform X2 has product MVEMLKCVAISHYDQLSKYSGSLAANSSDLDIKDGKQPANPAFWWVNDEGEEVKWSFEELGFLSRKAANVLSEVCGLQRGDRVKVVLPRVPEWWLLNIACMRTGIVFIPGTSQLTAKDILYRLQASKAKCIITNDTLAPAVESVMRECQFLKSKLIVAKGSRDGWLNLKELLAVTSADHKCVKTKSHDPMLIYFTSGSTGFPKMVVHSHSSYGIGFATSGRYWMNLTPSDIMWNTSDTGWVKSAWSSVFAPWICGSCVFVHNMPQFKPALIAETLSRYPITVFCTAPTAYRMLVQHDLSSYKFMSLKHCVSGGEPLNPEVMAKWKTQTGLDIYEGYGQTETVTICANMKGMKIKPGSLGKAVPPYDVQIIDDHGAILPVGEEGNIAVRVQPTRPFCLFSEYLGNSEKTAASVCGNFYVTGDRGIMDEEGYVWFVGRADDIINSSGYRIGPFEVESALIQHPAVSESAVVSSPDPIRGEVVKAFIVLAPAFISHDPEKLTCELQQHVKKLTAPYKYPRKVEFVQDLPKTATGKIQRKVLRNKEWGRV; this is encoded by the exons GATGGAAAACAACCAGCAAATCCAGCTTTTTGGTGGGTAAATGATGAGGGAGAGGAGGTGAAGTGGAGCTTTGAAGAGTTGGGATTTCTGTCAAGGAAAGCAGCTAATGTACTTTCTGAGGTGTGTGGTTTGCAGAGAGGAGACAGAGTTAAAGTAGTTCTGCCTCGTGTTCCTGAATGGTGGCTACTGAACATAGCCTGTATGCGAACAG gAATTGTCTTTATTCCAGGAACATCCCAATTAACAGCCAAAGACATCTTATACCGACTCCAGGCTTCAAAGGCCAAGTGCATCATTACTAATGATACACTGGCACCCGCAGTGGAATCTGTCATGCGCGAGTGCcagtttctgaaaagcaaactaATTGTAGCCAAAGGGAGCAGAGATGGGTGGTTGAACCTCAAAGAACTCCTTGC GGTGACATCTGCTGACCATAAATGTGTCAAGACAAAGAGTCATGACCCAATGCTGATCTATTTTACTAGTGGAAGTACAGGCTTTCCAAAAATGGTGGTGCACTCCCACAGCAGTTATGGCATCGGATTTGCAACCAGTGGCAG GTACTGGATGAATTTGACTCCTTCAGATATAATGTGGAATACCTCTGATACTGGCTGGGTAAAATCAGCTTGGAGCAGTGTTTTTGCACCGTGGATCTGTGGATCATGTGTCTTTGTACACAATATGCCACAGTTTAAACCAGCACTTATTGCTGAG ACTCTCTCAAGATATCCCATTACTGTCTTTTGCACTGCTCCCACTGCCTACCGCATGCTGGTCCAACATGATCTGAGCAG CTACAAGTTCATGAGTCTGAAACACTGTGTATCTGGAGGGGAACCACTCAATCCTGAAGTGATGGCAAAGTGGAAAACCCAGACGGGGCTGGATATCTATGAAGGTTATGGCCAGACTGAAACA GTGACAATATGTGCCAAtatgaaaggaatgaaaattaaaccTGGCTCTTTGGGAAAAGCTGTTCCCCCTTATGATGTGCAG ATCATAGATGACCATGGGGCTATTCTGCCTGTGGGAGAAGAAGGCAACATTGCCGTCCGAGTTCAACCAACAAGACCATTCTGTCTGTTCTCTGAGTACTTG GGTAATTCAGAGAAAActgctgcctctgtgtgtgGAAATTTTTATGTCACTGGGGACAGAGGGATTATGGATGAAGAAGGATATGTCTGGTTTGTTGGAAGAGCTGACGATATAATTAATTCTTCTGG GTATCGTATTGGCCCATTTGAAGTTGAAAGTGCATTAATCCAGCACCCTGCAGTCTCAGAGTCAGCTGTTGTCAGCAGTCCTGATCCAATTCGAGGggag GTAGTCAAAGCCTTCATTGTTTTAGCTCCTGCTTTTATATCGCATGATCCAGAAAAATTAACTTGTGAGCTTCAGCAACATGTCAAGAAGCTGACTGCACCTTATAAATATCCGAGGAAG gTGGAGTTTGTTCAGGATCTGCCGAAGACAGCTACTGGGAAAATCCAGAGAAAGGTTCTAAGGAACAAAGAGTGGGGAAGAGTATAA
- the LOC130148069 gene encoding acyl-coenzyme A synthetase ACSM3, mitochondrial-like isoform X5, translated as MLKCVAISHYDQLSKYSGSLAANSSDLDIKDGKQPANPAFWWVNDEGEEVKWSFEELGFLSRKAANVLSEVCGLQRGDRVKVVLPRVPEWWLLNIACMRTGIVFIPGTSQLTAKDILYRLQASKAKCIITNDTLAPAVESVMRECQFLKSKLIVAKGSRDGWLNLKELLAVTSADHKCVKTKSHDPMLIYFTSGSTGFPKMVVHSHSSYGIGFATSGRYWMNLTPSDIMWNTSDTGWVKSAWSSVFAPWICGSCVFVHNMPQFKPALIAETLSRYPITVFCTAPTAYRMLVQHDLSSYKFMSLKHCVSGGEPLNPEVMAKWKTQTGLDIYEGYGQTETVTICANMKGMKIKPGSLGKAVPPYDVQIIDDHGAILPVGEEGNIAVRVQPTRPFCLFSEYLGNSEKTAASVCGNFYVTGDRGIMDEEGYVWFVGRADDIINSSGYRIGPFEVESALIQHPAVSESAVVSSPDPIRGEVVKAFIVLAPAFISHDPEKLTCELQQHVKKLTAPYKYPRKVEFVQDLPKTATGKIQRKVLRNKEWGRV; from the exons GATGGAAAACAACCAGCAAATCCAGCTTTTTGGTGGGTAAATGATGAGGGAGAGGAGGTGAAGTGGAGCTTTGAAGAGTTGGGATTTCTGTCAAGGAAAGCAGCTAATGTACTTTCTGAGGTGTGTGGTTTGCAGAGAGGAGACAGAGTTAAAGTAGTTCTGCCTCGTGTTCCTGAATGGTGGCTACTGAACATAGCCTGTATGCGAACAG gAATTGTCTTTATTCCAGGAACATCCCAATTAACAGCCAAAGACATCTTATACCGACTCCAGGCTTCAAAGGCCAAGTGCATCATTACTAATGATACACTGGCACCCGCAGTGGAATCTGTCATGCGCGAGTGCcagtttctgaaaagcaaactaATTGTAGCCAAAGGGAGCAGAGATGGGTGGTTGAACCTCAAAGAACTCCTTGC GGTGACATCTGCTGACCATAAATGTGTCAAGACAAAGAGTCATGACCCAATGCTGATCTATTTTACTAGTGGAAGTACAGGCTTTCCAAAAATGGTGGTGCACTCCCACAGCAGTTATGGCATCGGATTTGCAACCAGTGGCAG GTACTGGATGAATTTGACTCCTTCAGATATAATGTGGAATACCTCTGATACTGGCTGGGTAAAATCAGCTTGGAGCAGTGTTTTTGCACCGTGGATCTGTGGATCATGTGTCTTTGTACACAATATGCCACAGTTTAAACCAGCACTTATTGCTGAG ACTCTCTCAAGATATCCCATTACTGTCTTTTGCACTGCTCCCACTGCCTACCGCATGCTGGTCCAACATGATCTGAGCAG CTACAAGTTCATGAGTCTGAAACACTGTGTATCTGGAGGGGAACCACTCAATCCTGAAGTGATGGCAAAGTGGAAAACCCAGACGGGGCTGGATATCTATGAAGGTTATGGCCAGACTGAAACA GTGACAATATGTGCCAAtatgaaaggaatgaaaattaaaccTGGCTCTTTGGGAAAAGCTGTTCCCCCTTATGATGTGCAG ATCATAGATGACCATGGGGCTATTCTGCCTGTGGGAGAAGAAGGCAACATTGCCGTCCGAGTTCAACCAACAAGACCATTCTGTCTGTTCTCTGAGTACTTG GGTAATTCAGAGAAAActgctgcctctgtgtgtgGAAATTTTTATGTCACTGGGGACAGAGGGATTATGGATGAAGAAGGATATGTCTGGTTTGTTGGAAGAGCTGACGATATAATTAATTCTTCTGG GTATCGTATTGGCCCATTTGAAGTTGAAAGTGCATTAATCCAGCACCCTGCAGTCTCAGAGTCAGCTGTTGTCAGCAGTCCTGATCCAATTCGAGGggag GTAGTCAAAGCCTTCATTGTTTTAGCTCCTGCTTTTATATCGCATGATCCAGAAAAATTAACTTGTGAGCTTCAGCAACATGTCAAGAAGCTGACTGCACCTTATAAATATCCGAGGAAG gTGGAGTTTGTTCAGGATCTGCCGAAGACAGCTACTGGGAAAATCCAGAGAAAGGTTCTAAGGAACAAAGAGTGGGGAAGAGTATAA